The DNA window CACCGCGCGCGCGATCCCGCGGCCGGCGTAGATGCCGGCGACGATGGACAAGACGATCATCGCGATGAACATCACCAGCCAATTCGACCGGCTATGGCTGACGTTCCACCAGACGATCGTGAACAGGATGGCGCAGATGAACACCACGATGTCGCGCCAGTTCCCACCGTAGGAAACTGCGGCTTCGCGTAGTTTTCGCGACCGCTCCGTTCCCTCCACCAGATCGCCGATGCGTTCGGTGATGCTCGCTTTCAGCCGCGCCTTCAGCTCTGGCTGATCGTCGGGGATCCGTTCGAGCAGATCCATGTCCTTGGCGATCATGGCGCGGACATCGGGGCCCTTGAAGCTGCCCGCCGCGGCGCCCAGCAAGGCACCGCCGGCGATCGGCGCTGCGCCCAAGGCGAGGTCGGCGATACCCGGCATGCGTCTACCTCCGTCAGGGTCGCGGTCGATTGCACGCTACATGTCGACGATCTCGTTCAAATAGCGATTCGGACTTCGGCGGCTTGAGCGCACCGGAAATGTCGCCGAGGTTGGCGGTTGATCGTTTCAACACATCCAAGACCGGATACCTACCGAAAAGTAGGTTTTGGGCCTACCCATCCAAGCGTTTTCACCCGGTGAGCCGGAAGAGAAAGAGTATGGCCGAACGCGGTGCCGAACCACCCGTCCCACGTGGTCGTCGGCTATTCCTGCGGGCGGTGCGGCACCTGTTCAGTCCGTTGCGCCCCGACGATTATCTCGAGTTGGTCAACCCGTTGTGGACGACCAAAGAGCTACGCGGAAAGGTCGAGCGAGTCGAGCCGCAAGGCTCGGAAGCGGCCAGCGTGCTGATCCGTCCCGGATATGAATGGCCGGGTCACGAGCCCGGCCAGTATGTGCGTCTGGGCCTCGTGATTGACGGCCGGTACCACTGGCGTGCGTATTCGCTCACTTCAGACCCGCGCCCGGAGGATGGCCTGATCAGCGTCACGCCCAAGAAGGTCGACAGCGGCGTGGTCTCGCCGTACCTGGTGCACAAGATCCAGCCCGGAGAGCTGGTACGGCTGGGCGAAATAGAAGGTGTCTTCACGCTGCCTGAGCCGTTGCCCGCCAAGATGCTGTTCATCAGCGCCGGCAGTGGGATCACGCCGATCATCAGCATGCTGCGAAGCCTTGATCACCGCGGCGAGATGGACGACGTAGTGGTTATTCATTCGGCCCGCACCCGCGAGCAGGTCATGTTCCTGTCGGTACTTGAAGATCTCGACCGTCGGCACGAGGGCGTGCGCCTGGACCTGCGGCTCACCTCTGAACGTGGCCGCATGTCGGCCGGCGATCTGGATGAAGTGTGCCCGGACTGGCGTGAGCGCGAAGCGTTCTGTTCGGGTCCGAGCGAACTGCTCGACGCGATGATCGATCACTGGGAGGACCATGGCGACCCCGACCGGCTGCACTTCGAGCGGTTCCAGCCGAAGATCGGCGGCAACGCCGCTGACGGCGAGGGTGGTGAGATCACGTTCCTCGACAGCGATACCACGGTCGAAAGTGGCGGTGGTACACCCATTCTGGAGGCCGGCGAACAGGCCGGTCTGAACCTCGCATATGGCTGTCGGATCGGTATTTGCCATACCTGTGTCGGAACGCTGAAGTCGGGGAAGGTCCGCGACCTGCGCTCCGGAGATGTCATCCAGCCGATCGGGCAGGACGTGCGGATCTGTATCCACTCCGCTGAAGGTGACGTGGAATTCGAATTGTGATGATCAAGGAGCCAAAATGACCACGACTGTCGAGAGTCCCCTCGCTCGTCTCGGCGAGCAGGAACTGGAGAAGCTCGCCAAGGAATTCGATGCGATACACGATGACGTCTTCGCCGAGCTCGGTGATCGCGACCGCCAGTACATCAAGACGGTGATCTCGGTGCAGCGCCAGATCGTCGTCGTCGGACGCGTGCTGCTATTGGGCTCGCGGTCACGAACGGCGTGGGTGCTCGGCACAGCCTGCCTGGGGATGGCCAAGATTTTGGAGAATATGGAACTGGGCCACAATATCCTTCACGGCCAATGGGATTGGATGAATGACCCCGACATCCATTCCTCGGTCTGGGATTGGGACACCGCCTCGACGGCGCAGTCGTGGAAGCACTCGCACAACTACATCCACCACACCTACACCAACATTCTCGGCAAGGACCGCGACCTCGGTTACGAGATCATGCGGATCGATCCCAATCAGCCGTGGCATCCGGTGTGGCTGGCCCAACCAGTGTTCAACCTCCTGCTGACGTTGCTCTTCGAATGGGGGGTGGCCGTCCACGACATCGACTTCAGGGGTGTGCAGCGAGGCGAGAAGCCCTGGTCGGAGGTGCGTGAGGGCCTGAAGGGAATCCGCGGTAAGGCACGCACGCAAATCACCAAGGACTATCTTGGCTGGCCGGCGGTCAGCGCCGGCGCGTTCGCTTTGGCTCAGTTGGCGCTGCGCGGCCGTCTCGATCAACCGGCGCAGTCACGGCTGGGGCGTCGACTCCGGAAGATTTCGAGCAAGGGCCGGATCGGCACCACCGCGACCATGATGGACCGGTTGTTGCCAGGCGTCGAAAGCACGTTCCTGCGAACCTTGGCGGCCGACGCCCTGGCCAACCTCATCCGCAACGTGTGGGCGCACGCCATCATCTTCTGCGGACACTTCCCCGACCAGACCTACACATTCAAAGAAGAGGACGTCGAGAACGAAACACGTGGCGGTTGGTACGTCCGCCAGTTGATCGGCGCAGCCAACATCGAGGGCAGTCCGCTGTTCCACGTCATCAGCGGCAACCTCGGGTACCAGGTCGAGCACCACCTGTATCCAGACATGCCCAGCAGCCGGTACTCCGAAATCGCGCCGAGGGTCAAGGACATCTGCGAGCGCTACGAACTGCCCTACAACTCCGGACGATTTGGCAAACAGTGGTTCACGGTGCACCGCGCAATTTTCCGGCTTGCCTTCCCCGGGGGGAAGCCGCGGCCCAAGCCTGGGCCCTACCGCAGCGAGGAGCGGCGCCCCGGGCCTAGCGGTCCCAGTGAGGCCAGCCGATTCCGCGACCGGGTCCCGGCCGAACATCCCGATGCAGGCCCCGAACACGAGTCGGGCGGCGTCTTGGTACAGCCACCGCCGCGTGGCAACGACTAGCACCGCACACGACTCAAGCAAGATCGATGCCAGAAGTAAAACGGCTCGGCGAATGGGGTCGTGGGTACTTCACGAGTGGAGGGGCTTCAATGCCTCTTCAATGCCCCTTCAATGCCTCTTCAATGCCTCTCCATCAGCGTCGCAGCGACCGTCGCACCGAGGTTCCAGCACGCCTCGAGGTCGGCCTTGCTCGGCTTGCCCGAGACGACGACGTATTCGGCGGCCTTCGTCCAGCCCAGGCCGGTCGTGATGGCGGTGACTCCGTTCTCGGCGCCCTCGGTCCCCTCGTTGCCGTGGAGGTACAGCCCGAAGGGTCGCCCACGCGTCGCGTCCAGACATGGGTAGTAGATGACGTCGAACGCATGCTTGAGCGCACCGCTCATGTAGCCGAGGTTGGCGGGGCTTCCGAGCAGGTAACCGTCGGCTTCCAGGACATCGGTCGCGGAAACGGTGAGCGCCGGCCTCCGCACGATGTCCACACCGTCGATTTCTGGGTCACTGGCGCCGGATACGACGGCCTCGAACATCGCGTGGCAGTGCGGGCTCGGCGTGTGATGGACGATCAGCAGGGTCTTGCTCACTCGCGCTCCTCCATCTCGACTGCCTTCTTCATGGCTTCCCGGGCGCGGCTGCGATCACCGGCGTAGTCGTAGGCACGAGCCAGCCGATACCAGCGTCGCCAGTTGTCCGGATCGTTGTCCAGTTCGTCGCGCACTGTCGCGAAGAGCGCGTCGGCGGCGTCGCGCTCGATCCGCCCGGATGCCCTCCTCGGTAGCGAGCTGACGTCGAGTTCCATGCCCTCGTCTTTGACAATTCTGCCCAGCCGCTGGTGCGTGAGGCCGGCCCGCAACGTGGCGACCATGACCCAGATGCCGATCAGCGGCATGATCATCAACGCCAGACCGAGCCCGATCGCGGCGGGTTCGCCAGAGGTGATGAACGCCAACGCGATTCGGCCGAGCAGAAAGAAATAGAGAACCAGCGCGACGCACATGAAGCCGAT is part of the Mycolicibacterium tusciae JS617 genome and encodes:
- a CDS encoding ferredoxin reductase → MAERGAEPPVPRGRRLFLRAVRHLFSPLRPDDYLELVNPLWTTKELRGKVERVEPQGSEAASVLIRPGYEWPGHEPGQYVRLGLVIDGRYHWRAYSLTSDPRPEDGLISVTPKKVDSGVVSPYLVHKIQPGELVRLGEIEGVFTLPEPLPAKMLFISAGSGITPIISMLRSLDHRGEMDDVVVIHSARTREQVMFLSVLEDLDRRHEGVRLDLRLTSERGRMSAGDLDEVCPDWREREAFCSGPSELLDAMIDHWEDHGDPDRLHFERFQPKIGGNAADGEGGEITFLDSDTTVESGGGTPILEAGEQAGLNLAYGCRIGICHTCVGTLKSGKVRDLRSGDVIQPIGQDVRICIHSAEGDVEFEL
- a CDS encoding fatty acid desaturase family protein, coding for MTTTVESPLARLGEQELEKLAKEFDAIHDDVFAELGDRDRQYIKTVISVQRQIVVVGRVLLLGSRSRTAWVLGTACLGMAKILENMELGHNILHGQWDWMNDPDIHSSVWDWDTASTAQSWKHSHNYIHHTYTNILGKDRDLGYEIMRIDPNQPWHPVWLAQPVFNLLLTLLFEWGVAVHDIDFRGVQRGEKPWSEVREGLKGIRGKARTQITKDYLGWPAVSAGAFALAQLALRGRLDQPAQSRLGRRLRKISSKGRIGTTATMMDRLLPGVESTFLRTLAADALANLIRNVWAHAIIFCGHFPDQTYTFKEEDVENETRGGWYVRQLIGAANIEGSPLFHVISGNLGYQVEHHLYPDMPSSRYSEIAPRVKDICERYELPYNSGRFGKQWFTVHRAIFRLAFPGGKPRPKPGPYRSEERRPGPSGPSEASRFRDRVPAEHPDAGPEHESGGVLVQPPPRGND
- a CDS encoding flavodoxin family protein; translated protein: MSKTLLIVHHTPSPHCHAMFEAVVSGASDPEIDGVDIVRRPALTVSATDVLEADGYLLGSPANLGYMSGALKHAFDVIYYPCLDATRGRPFGLYLHGNEGTEGAENGVTAITTGLGWTKAAEYVVVSGKPSKADLEACWNLGATVAATLMERH